The DNA region ataataaatcgaaaacacttcattttgatccatgcaaaattcttcaaaaaacttttcaatagtaccctatacaatgatgtaatcaattcgcatattacttgattatttgtttgtaatttaatgtttcaatgcttctagtaatgcaaaattagtgaatgtaaataatatttataccatgcaaaaatataatattatctgaagatgatattatgtcataattggagaaatagtatcaagaattgagataagtacgatgcggtgcgttacattacatcactgattgagagaattcaatatataatttatataaaactactACTCATTATCATTATGTACCggaacattgataatcttccttttgacgaaagtgccttgagcgtgatcacagcgtaagtaaggtgtgtcctctttggataagaggatgctagggtcaacgtcaactgagaatggaggaaggtcatcaatctggtcataatcttccgaattgtccgaaatatcctcaactccaacaacttttctttttcctggaagaactatgtgccatttcggctcatttccagccttgtctgcttcagacgtcttatctgacttcttcttcggtttgctcgacatgtccttcacatagaacacttgtgtcacatccttggctagaacaaatggttcatctttatatccaatctttttgaagtcaactatggtcatcccataccggtccttcgttacgcctcctccagccacccattcgcaacgaaataaagggacaactatgggtccatattcaagttcccatatctcctctatgacaccatagtagttgttcttttctccattactgtttactatacacatacgaacaccactgttttggttggtgctttttttgtcttgagctctcgtataaaatgtatacccattgatttcgtacccttggtattgttggacagtgattgatggtcccctagccagccattgaagttcttgatcaactgtgttgttgcccaataattttcgtctgaaccagccgtcaaaagtttttatatgttggcgtgtaatccaagaaagattcttttgtggattttcagactgtataatattcatgtgctcatcaatatatggagccaccttggatgaattctgaagaaccatgaagtttgcttggctgaattcactacaagggatgtgcacattacatttctttcctagtgtgccttttccctttagtcgcccctcatggtgtgacacggggagcccaatcggattgagatcaggaagatagtcaacgcaaaactcaatgacctccttggttccatagcccttagcaatgcatccttctgggcgagaacgtttacgcacgtacttcttcaatactgccatgaacctctcgaaagggaacatattgtgtagaaaaacaggacccagaatagttatttctgtcacaatatgaactagaaggtgtgtcataacattgaagaaggaaggtgggaagaccatctcaaagctgacaagacattcgacaatgtctttctgcagctttattagattatttggattaattgctttctgtgaaatttcattcatgaatgcacaaagctttacaactgccaatctcacattttccggtagaacacccctcagtataaccggaagtaattgtgtcatcagaacgtggcagtcatgggacttcaagttttggattttcttctctttcacatttattatgccctgtatatttgaggagtacccagacgggaccttgatactgttcaagcaatcgaacatgctttccttctcctctttactcagattatagctggcaggttttaaatagtggcgtcctttgtctctcttctcgggttgcaagccttgtcgtccagctagcatccacatgtcgcgccttgcttccaatgtgtcttttgacttaccatacactcccagaaagcctagtaggttgacgcaaagattcttcgacagatgcatcacatcaattgcgttgcgaacctgtaagacttgccaataaggtaggttccacaatatagacttcttcttccacattggaacatgtccctggtcatccttcggaacaggttggctaccgggaccctttccaaatactaccttcacatccttgatcatcgagaacacacgctttccattacggaacagaggcttacgacgagtttcgggctctcctttgaaatgcttcccttcggttcttagggggtgatcggtaggaaggaatcggcgatggcccatgtatacgcacttcttacagtgtttcaaataaatgctatcgatttcatcataacagtgggtgcaggccatgtatcccatgttcgactgtcccgaaagttttgcaagtgcaggccaatcattgatgcatacaaaaagcaaagctcgaaggttgaaagactcctgtttatactcatcccacacatgtacaccttcttctttccagagcagtaagagatcatccatcaagggttgcatgaacacatcaatatcgttgccaggttcttttggcccttctataagcaccggcatcatgatgaacttacgcttcaggcataaccaaggaggaaggttgaacatacatagggtcacgggccatgtactatgagcgctgccaaactcaccgtacggattcattccatccgcacttagagcaaatcttatattccttgggtcattgtcaaattgaggatactctcggttaaggtttctccactgggacccatctgctgggtgtttgatcatgtgatcctccttacggtcttctttgtgccatcgtatcaacttagcgttgtccttgtttttgaaaaagcgcttcagacgtggtattatagggaagtaccacaccaactttgcgggaactctcttctttaccggctccccatcaacatcacctggatcatctcgcctgatcttataccgcaatgcgctacaaacaggacaagcttccaagttctcgtattcgccgcgatacaggatgcagtcgttaagacatgcgtgaatcttctgcacgtccaatccaagagggcaaaccatctttttagcttcgtatgttgttgacggcagttcattaccctcaggaagcatgttctttacaatctttaatagctcaccaaatcccttatcggtgaccccattagttgccttccatttcagcatctctagcgtggtacccaacttcttctgctccggtttgcaattagggaacaacggccttttgtgatcctccaacatcttctcaaactttaatgcctccttcacagtgtcactgtctttctgtgcatcaagcaacgcctgacctagctcgtcaggtggttcctcttgtgcaacatttgcttcaccctcgtccattggttcatcttgaaagccacctgcttcatgaacccatgcccaatctggaagattgttatcaccatcgtcatcttcttcattatcgTCCATCGTAACTCCAACTTCGCCGTGCTTAGTCCAAAGGCTATAGTTACTCATGAAACCATTCAAGGCCAGgtgattccatagagtttctcttttccggaattcctttttattttcgcaaacactgcatggacaacacattaaaccctttggcgacctatttgccattgctgccttgagaaaagaatctaaaccctgaatccacgcagaggtgctccggcttccgtgcatccattgccggtccatctgtacaaattaaaaaaaaaatcatgcccATCTGTACTATGAATTTAGAAAAGTCTAAACGACTGATAATTTGAaacggaacggagggagtagctttGAGAGTGAAACTGTGAGAACCTCTCCAGAGGCAtatccaaggtttggaaattctaaaaaaaatCAGACATATACAATAGGAGCTTGCAAAATTTTATGATCAAACTCAATCTCATTTTTGAGATATGAAAATCAGCAGATGGaatcactattttctttatctagaaaTTTTATGGGGAAAAAacccaaaaatcatgaaaatgtATCGAAAAGTCAAGAATGAAGTAAACATCATGTTCTTAGTCATGCTTTTACTGCAATGACGATGAAAGATTGGCAGGGGGTAGTACAAAGATAGAATACCAATGGATCAAGGAAGACATTTCATTTATTAGGAGACAATATAAATTGAGAGGCTTATCTATCAGAAGTTCAGAACATCACTGGTTAAAAGAAAGTTCAAATGCAAATGGATAAGATCTTAAGAGCATAAGAAGAAAACATCAAaattttgtttttttgataCAGTCGCTATCAATGCTACAAAGTATACCTGGAGTAGAACTGAAAACTCCCTGAAGAAGATGATACTAGCAATAGCTGCACAGGCCACAAGTCAAACATCATCAAATTACTAGCTAGAAGCCTAAAAATTTTATGGCTTATGAGAATTTGAGTGACAATTTGGTAAGTAAATCTGTACTGAGATATAGCCAATTTCAGAGCATGATGAATAGTTAACCATCAAAAACATAACATCGTACAATAATTTCAGAGCATGTTTTATTTCAAAAGGTTGAACACTCAGATGCTATGTACCTGACCAATAGTTAATAATTTTGTATTGTGGCATCCAAATAGATCAATAAAGAAATCTCATCCGAACTCAAGGTACCCAGATATCAACAATGTTTTTTTTGTTAACAGTAAAGGAAATGTGGTAGTATAAACTTTAATCCAGTTCAAACCACGATACTAAGGTTAGATATCAAATGGTAGAATGGTAGGTCTGTTTGTACAACAAACAAGAGTAATTCCTAAATCCAACTTGCACAGGAAACTGGAAGTACGAAGTTTTCAAATTTATCAATGTTATGCTTTACCAATATTCTCATTACTACTAAATTAACCTAAAATATTCTCATTTTTCCTCAACCTtaaaatcactattttctttatctagaaagcatgaaacaaagaataaacaccgtgaaagaagagtggaagaagatactaacctttggtgcacttggatgggtgaaatcctcacaaatttggggaaaaatgggcagcacctcccctgtAACACGCCATGGGAGTGAGAAGAGCTCGGTTGAAGGCTGGGGAAGAAGGAGTGccaaatgaaatggagggctgGGTTTGAAGTGGCCGGTATATacgggcaagttagtgccggctagtggctttagccggcactaactgtgtacgtttagtgccggctagaacagacagccggcactaacttgtaattgaccacgttagtgccggctagatatgccgaccggcactaacgtgcgtttTGACCGTTGCGGCAGTTGGGGGGgatggcacgttagtgccggctggtatttctagccggcactaacatgCCCGCCTGACACTGttgaggcacgttagtgccggctcgtccttgaccggcactaacgtgctggtACCTATAGACCGTTTTCCAGTAGTGATGAAGGGTCAATATATAAAGGAGTCAAAATACGCAGAACCTAAACATGAAGGGGCCGGAGGCATACCACTTGTAAGCTGCGGTGCATCAAACCGGAGGTGTACAGCGTCGGAGTATCTGCCAGCGTATTCCCGATCTCTGCAAAAGGGCCGGTCAGCACCGCCATAAAATCAACTCAACAACACAAGCAAACACTTACCTCCGAGTGCGACTTTCGAGATCAGCTCGAAGACATCATACAGATCCGCCGGCTGTGACGAAGCAGGCGACCGCGGCTGTTCCCAAGGACCTCCGCCGTCTGCTTCGGGCCGCGGCACATTTGAGAGGGGCGCGGGTGACTCTGCAGAAAGACGGTCCGAGGTGCTCTCGCTCTCCACTAAGCCATCTCGAACGTCGGCATCACATCCGCCTGTCACCCCCTCCGACTTCCGAAGTTCACGATCGTTgacctctccctcctctctttccGATGCCGCAACACGAGCAACCATCATATCAGCCGCGGTGGCAGCCCGAGAGGGGCTGTCCAAAAATGCGTCTCCCAAGTCCAGCGGAGGAAGGAACCCGCCCGAAGCACTCAAAGGAGCCAGCATTTGCAGCGGATTCACCCTCAGTGCGCCGTCCGAAGCGTTCGGAGGGTTCATCCTCGGTGCGCCCTCCGGAGCGCTTGGCGGGTTAACGATAGCCGCAGGCACCACGGAGCTTGCACCTTTCTCTAATCCTCCGCTGTCATCACCCACCGACGCGTCAGAGGACTCAGCACGGGGAAGCGTCCGGCCAGCTGCATCAACATCGATTAGTTTTGCAAAAGCATACCCTTCATCATAAAAAGCACCTCGTAATGCAGGCAGTACTTCGGAAGCATTCTTGCCGTACTCGTCCAAGTTCGGTACATCAAAATAACCCCAATCTACGGGAGACGAATAGTTACCCGTCCTAGCAGCAGGCTTCGCGCGTTTTGCTACAGCACCCTCCGCAACACCCTCCGCAGCGTCATCCTCCGCGTTGCGCTTCCTCGACCGCTTCGGCGGCGGCACAGGCCTCGCGGGCACCCGGATCTGCAGCGCGGCAAGCACACAGTTCTGGCGAAGGTTCAGAACCAGCGCAGCGCATTCTTCGTGCTCCTTCGCGGAGTACTTCCCAACTAGCTTTTCAGCTTCGAACTCCATGTGGGCGATAAACGCATCCTCCGTCTCATTCTCCTTCGGACCGGTCTCCCAGAAGCACACCGGAGCAGGCACCTCGCCTTTCACCTCCGGTAAAGTCAGGCGACGAAATTCAAACTCCGGCCAGGAGCGTCGCAGCGGAGAGATCCCAGCAGCTACAAGCTCTTCAACAAGATCTCGACCTCCGCAAACTCGGCAAGCTAAGCACAAGGTCTTGTCGGCTTCACTATCCCGAGGGACCCGAGCGGTCACACGCCGAAGGTATGAAACCATTTTCATCCGAGCGGCAAGGACCTCCCGATCCTCCGAATCCTCAAGCTTCACATAGAACCATTGCCGAGCCCACTCGCCCTCCCATTTACTCCTTGCAGCAAACGCAAACTTGGGCCTCGAGGTACTTTCCTTGGCATACttcgcgacgaagttcccgcaGCCAAACTGCATCACAACGTCATTACCCTTCCCTTTTGACTTCCGGGGTTGCCAGTGTAGCTCGTAGTGCTTGCAGAACACGTCGACCGAAGCTTCCGAGCCGAAGGTGCGCATGGCCCACACGAATTTCGCAATTTGTACAATGCCGttcggggtgatgtggtgcagcTGCACGTCGAACCTTTGCAGAATCTCCCAAACCTCCGGTAGCACGGGAACCCGGAGGCAACCCATGAAATGGTCGAAGAGCACGAACGCTTCATCGACCCGAGGCGCTGGCATGACCTTGTCTTCCGAAGGAAGCCGACCGCTGCCCACAGGGATATAACCCCTCTGCTCTAATGTGTCCAAATGGCTCTGCCTCAGCGAAGTGCGATCAAAAAAGTACATGCCTCGATGCGCATCGGTGCTGCTCGACGCACCCTCCGGAACTTCAGCGCCTTCACCTGACCTTCGAACCGGAACCGCAACCTGACGAGTGCGTGCCATCAGCTGGCAAAAGGAATAGACCCTTCGCAACCTTCGGACGCAAAAATTGCATGATCGCGCGTGGTAAGCAAGCAAGCGAGAGCGAAAGAGCCACAAGGGGAGCAGACGGTGAAAAATGAAAATGACATGGGAGGGCGGCGGTTTATATAGCCGGTCGACCGAGAAATCCGCACCGCGCACAGTAATTGCCTCGAAAGGCGCGCCGAGTATCCCGCAACCGAACACGCGAAACATTTTGAATTTCAAAAATCAAAAATCGGCGGCAAATTGCCAAATTCAAAATACGCAAAAATATTCTCCTGCGCAAAACCGCGAAATTTGCGGGCCCACAAGCTGACGGCTCACCTCTTCCGAGCTTAGGGGAGACTTTTTCGACACCGCGCTGAATTCGAGGGATAGGCTCATCAAAGGTGACCCAACCCCTCGAGGGGCTAATATTGGGGATCACCGCGGAGGGTCACGTCACCCCTCATGTTTCCCGAGGTGAGCGACGTCACTCGTGGACCCATCTTCATTCGCAGAACCATTCAACTCCATGACCCCTCGAAAACATTCGGAGGCGGCAGGATACCCTTCGCCACCCTCCGGACGGCGAAGGTCAATAGGttgagttttcttggattatcGGACCTCCAGAGGCGACAAAACAACCTCCGCGACCCTTCGGGACACCGAGGGTCGACGGCTCAGTATCTGTGACCCTCCGAATATCGGAGGGCAAGCAGCAAATTATCGCGATCAGGTACGAATGTTAGCAAACACATCGGAGGCCCAGTGAATAAACACGGCCCACTGAACGAGCACTACACGAGCACGACCCATTACGATTGGTGGGCCGGGCCTACGGTGTCTGGCCCATGTGGACAGCTGGGTCCCGGGCAGGGATGCGCATTAATTGGGGTTGCCGTTGGAAATGACAGTTACAACCCAGAATATTCTCTGGATATCCTAGGTGATAAGGGGTATAATGGTCCTCGTAAAAAGTGCAGATCGTGCCCTATAAATACCCACCCGCATTGATGGGACAGGACATGCCTTGATCACTACCCGACACCCTACCTACCTACTGTGCTGGGCTACCGACAGTTTGGTATCCCAACAAATATGATAGatatttataaaaaaaatatctTAAGATAGTGTTAAGGACTTAGCCTAAGGGTATACACCCGTGGAGGGCCAATATGCGGAATAGGATGCTAAATTACCTATCCCAATAAGAAATGTGACGTAGCCACCAAGGAGCTGCATAGTCGGACGCTATCAGGACTCTACTCAGATCAAGATCTCACGAGATAGAGTAGGATTCAAATAAGGATATTTTACCCATATAGATATAGGACTTGTCATTATAATCCATCTTAACCCCACTATAAAAGGAGGTAATAGGTTTCAGATCAAATCATCCATAGCTCTTAGCCATCAAGCATATTGTAAGCTAAGCGCTATAATCAAGACACCACTATACAGGACGTAAGTATTGAATATGAACCTATCTACATCGTAAATATATTGAATCTGAACCTATCTACATCGTAAATATTATCTTTCTCTACTCGCCAAGTTGCCCCTAAATCATCCAAGGACTCGGCTACAAGAGTAACTTGGTCTATGATCGAGGATAACATCTTTGACAATTAATTAGCTAATTACTCTCTGAGCCGATAAATGTTTATTGTTTGACTGTTTTTTACCACTCATCTTCTTAAAAAAAATCAGATTTTAAAATAAAGTAAAGTCATACTTAAAGTGCAATACATAATAAATTAATTCATATTAAAATTAATAATATTCATAAAATTTTGTGAATAAAATGAAGGTTTGAAAAAAATTCAAATGATAAACATTTGTGGACAGAGTTCGTAAGATCCAAACAAACCCTAAAACACGAGAGGATGTTTTCTTCACTGCATATGGTTGCCAAATAAGCGTCTATATTGGCTAAGAACATATGGAGTCAGATGTGCGCGTTAAGCCAAGTGTCTGCTGCAACAATGGAGCGAACAGATCCGAAGACACTAAATCCAAAAAAGAATCAGTCCAGTTGGTTCCGATTTTGGCATTGTGTTGTGTCGTCCCTTTGTCCTGTCCTCGACCATCAGGATTCCAAAACCGCCATCTGAACTGATCCATTTAGGGCCTCTTTTGGTAGGTTGCATATGACGGCCAGGCTCGCTTGATGTAGTCCACACATGTTTGGTAGACTAGCTCGCTAGTTAGAGGTAACATAGGTTTGGTAGACTAGCCACACAGGTTTGGTAGACTATGTTGTTGGtaattgccaccaacac from Panicum hallii strain FIL2 chromosome 9, PHallii_v3.1, whole genome shotgun sequence includes:
- the LOC112873216 gene encoding uncharacterized protein LOC112873216; the encoded protein is MANRSPKGLMCCPCSVCENKKEFRKRETLWNHLALNGFMSNYSLWTKHGEVGVTMDDNEEDDDGDNNLPDWAWVHEAGGFQDEPMDEGEANVAQEEPPDELGQALLDAQKDSDTVKEALKFEKMLEDHKRPLFPNCKPEQKKLGTTLEMLKWKATNGVTDKGFGELLKIVKNMLPEGNELPSTTYEAKKMVCPLGLDVQKIHACLNDCILYRGEYENLEACPVCSALRYKIRRDDPGDVDGEPVKKRVPAKLVWYFPIIPRLKRFFKNKDNAKLIRWHKEDRKEDHMIKHPADGSQWRNLNREYPQFDNDPRNIRFALSADGMNPYGPKEPGNDIDVFMQPLMDDLLLLWKEEGVHVWDEYKQESFNLRALLFVCINDWPALAKLSGQSNMGYMACTHCYDEIDSIYLKHCKKCVYMGHRRFLPTDHPLRTEGKHFKGEPETRRKPLFRNGKRVFSMIKDVKVVFGKGPGSQPVPKDDQGHVPMWKKKSILWNLPYWQVLQRDKGRHYLKPASYNLSKEEKESMFDCLNSIKVPSGYSSNIQGIINVKEKKIQNLKSHDCHVLMTQLLPVILRGVLPENVRLAVVKLCAFMNEISQKAINPNNLIKLQKDIVECLVSFEMVFPPSFFNVMTHLLVHIVTEITILGPVFLHNMFPFERFMAVLKKYVRKRSRPEGCIAKGYGTKEVIEFCVDYLPDLNPIGLPVSHHEGRLKGKGTLGKKCNVHIPCSEFSQANFMVLQNSSKVAPYIDEHMNIIQGPSITVQQYQGYEINGYTFYTRAQDKKSTNQNSGVRMCIVNSNGEKNNYYGVIEEIWELEYGPIVVPLFRCEWVAGGGVTKDRYGMTIVDFKKIGYKDEPFVLAKDVTQVFYVKDMSSKPKKKSDKTSEADKAGNEPKWHIVLPGKRKVVGVEDISDNSEDYDQIDDLPPFSVDVDPSILLSKEDTPYLRCDHAQGTFVKRKIINVPVLELEGASLDVEMDPTDNQDELMHELICGITGQIAQEFHEDENDGSQFLNLHYPGDQEQDISGEEEENVEEAEVLRTSIALVKRIEKDNDTREQLVERVRSLEAVAVERTTLAESVATLEHQNLGWEDTEKDLCRQLVEARGQLSRSSAEREKLAKELTLVGVEQDASESSRRATEEESKRLVAEVARGGGDIEDSLRRTMELIWSRTPRDSSKLRG